One Paraburkholderia sp. IMGN_8 DNA window includes the following coding sequences:
- a CDS encoding ClcB-like voltage-gated chloride channel protein yields MLSFLLKLRTRAQRLFRLSDAHTMLVWSVVVGVAGAFATFLFREGIALLQLAVSGKSGSFVEMARSLPWTVRVWLPAAGGLIAGFILLIAQRHADKCNHIDYMEAVAIGDGVVPVKLSLWRSVSSLFTISSGGSIGREGPMVQLAALAASLIGRWVHFDPPRLRLLVACGAAAGITSAYSAPIAGAFFVTEIVLGSIAMESFGPVVVAAVVANITMREFAGYKPPYEMPVFPPVAGVEVLLFVALGVLCGAAAPQFLRLLDVSKTGFRKLPLPLPVRLALGGLVVGILSVWSPEVWGNGYSVVNSILHSPWTWTALLLVLVFKLVATAATAGSGAIGGVFTPTLFVGAVVGSLFGQGMHALWPHGTSAPFAYAMVGMGAFLAGATQAPLMAILMIFEMTLSYQVVLPLMLSCVVAYFVSRAIAKTSMYEITLRRNREEQERSRLRATQMRELIRPAETVVPPNATVHDMTRVFLEYPVKYLYVANESGAFLGVVALKDITSDLLDRRDTSAKTAADYLQPHFDVLTPDMPLGVALQHFMAFQGERLPVIESTAHPTLAGVVYKTSLLDAYFRMNPNR; encoded by the coding sequence GTGCTTTCATTCCTGCTGAAGCTGCGCACCCGCGCCCAACGCCTGTTCCGCCTTTCCGATGCCCATACGATGCTGGTCTGGTCGGTGGTCGTCGGCGTCGCGGGCGCGTTCGCGACGTTCCTCTTTCGCGAAGGCATCGCGCTGCTGCAACTGGCGGTGTCGGGCAAGTCCGGCAGCTTCGTCGAAATGGCGCGCAGCTTGCCGTGGACTGTGCGCGTCTGGCTGCCGGCTGCGGGCGGTCTGATCGCCGGCTTCATTCTGCTGATCGCGCAGCGTCACGCCGACAAATGCAATCACATCGACTACATGGAAGCAGTCGCGATCGGCGACGGCGTCGTGCCGGTGAAGCTAAGCTTGTGGCGCAGCGTGTCGTCGCTGTTCACGATTTCGAGCGGCGGCTCGATCGGCCGCGAAGGTCCGATGGTGCAGCTGGCGGCGCTGGCCGCGTCGCTGATCGGACGCTGGGTGCACTTCGACCCGCCGCGCCTGCGCCTCCTGGTAGCGTGCGGCGCCGCAGCCGGGATTACGTCCGCTTATAGCGCGCCGATTGCCGGCGCGTTTTTCGTTACCGAGATCGTGCTCGGCTCGATCGCGATGGAAAGCTTCGGCCCCGTGGTGGTCGCGGCGGTGGTCGCCAACATCACCATGCGAGAATTCGCGGGCTACAAGCCGCCGTACGAGATGCCGGTGTTCCCGCCGGTGGCAGGCGTCGAGGTGCTGCTGTTCGTCGCGCTCGGCGTGCTGTGCGGCGCGGCCGCGCCGCAATTCCTGCGGCTGCTCGATGTCTCGAAGACCGGCTTTCGCAAGCTGCCGTTGCCGCTGCCCGTGAGACTCGCGCTCGGCGGTCTGGTGGTCGGCATTCTGTCGGTGTGGTCGCCCGAGGTATGGGGCAACGGCTATAGCGTCGTCAACTCGATTCTGCACTCGCCGTGGACGTGGACCGCGCTCCTCCTCGTGCTGGTGTTCAAGCTCGTCGCGACGGCGGCCACCGCCGGTTCCGGCGCGATCGGCGGTGTGTTCACGCCGACGCTCTTCGTCGGCGCCGTGGTCGGCTCGCTGTTCGGCCAGGGCATGCATGCGCTGTGGCCGCACGGCACCTCGGCGCCGTTCGCGTATGCGATGGTCGGCATGGGTGCGTTTCTGGCGGGCGCCACCCAGGCGCCGCTGATGGCGATCCTGATGATCTTCGAAATGACGCTCAGCTATCAGGTGGTGTTGCCGCTGATGCTGTCGTGCGTGGTCGCCTATTTCGTGTCGCGTGCAATTGCGAAGACTTCGATGTACGAAATCACACTGCGCCGCAATCGCGAGGAACAGGAGCGCTCGCGGCTGCGCGCGACGCAGATGCGCGAGCTGATCCGTCCGGCCGAAACCGTTGTGCCGCCCAACGCGACCGTGCACGATATGACGCGCGTGTTCCTCGAATATCCGGTGAAGTACCTGTACGTGGCCAACGAGTCCGGCGCGTTTCTCGGCGTGGTTGCGCTGAAAGACATCACGTCCGATCTGCTCGACAGGCGCGACACGTCCGCGAAAACCGCAGCCGACTATCTGCAGCCGCATTTCGATGTCCTCACACCGGATATGCCGCTCGGCGTTGCATTGCAGCACTTCATGGCGTTTCAGGGCGAGCGGTTGCCGGTGATCGAAAGCACCGCGCATCCGACACTCGCGGGCGTGGTCTACAAGACCTCGCTGCTCGACGCGTATTTCCGCATGAATCCGAACCGTTAA
- a CDS encoding sugar phosphate isomerase/epimerase yields the protein MADVVIVASAFGIDAVRAGGHAKWTSVSAAAGACGFEVRRELFASDADASVEALRALGDAMAKLGLWSVYSTPDSLYTPEGVLDIYALRLAVTEAAALGARFVKLQLGGFAAQANGAAIATCVRGMGTRLVVENGQLEQGGSLAQFVGLFDALAREGHAGVLGMTFDIGNWLWRGVAPLEAAQQLAAHVEYVHCKTMTGEGARRFASAPAADDAQFAAVLASLPRDVPRAIEFPFDATRIETDAAHYVAWLAAA from the coding sequence ATGGCTGATGTGGTGATTGTCGCAAGCGCATTCGGGATCGACGCGGTTCGCGCCGGCGGCCACGCGAAGTGGACGAGCGTGAGCGCGGCGGCTGGTGCTTGCGGTTTCGAGGTGCGCCGCGAGTTGTTCGCGAGCGATGCCGACGCCTCGGTTGAAGCGCTGCGCGCGTTGGGCGACGCCATGGCGAAACTCGGCTTGTGGTCGGTTTATTCGACGCCGGATTCGCTTTACACGCCCGAAGGCGTGCTCGATATCTACGCCTTGCGTCTCGCCGTGACCGAGGCCGCGGCACTCGGCGCGCGTTTTGTGAAATTGCAGCTCGGCGGCTTTGCTGCGCAAGCGAACGGCGCGGCGATTGCGACTTGCGTGCGCGGGATGGGCACGCGGCTCGTCGTCGAAAACGGCCAGTTGGAGCAGGGCGGCTCGCTCGCGCAATTCGTCGGCCTGTTCGACGCGTTGGCGCGCGAAGGCCACGCCGGTGTGCTCGGCATGACGTTCGACATCGGCAACTGGTTATGGCGCGGTGTCGCGCCGCTCGAGGCCGCGCAGCAACTCGCGGCGCATGTCGAATACGTTCACTGCAAGACGATGACCGGCGAGGGCGCGCGCCGCTTCGCGAGCGCGCCGGCCGCGGATGACGCGCAGTTCGCCGCGGTCCTTGCCAGCTTGCCGCGCGATGTGCCGCGCGCCATCGAGTTTCCCTTCGATGCCACGCGCATCGAGACGGACGCGGC
- a CDS encoding C45 family peptidase produces MSEPSLDAVRRDQAGWIFLHIEGEPYDRGEQHGQLLATEIQNAIRTARYLAKWDTGEDFDTFVNAAVTQFAPKLDTEFADEIQGIADGAKLPFAEVLAWNGYMDLLQSWWPSHAAAQKPQLGLKPWRGRRGHHCSAFIATGNATRDGRIVMAHNSWDRYAAGDAFNVIFDIVPDRGHRILMQGLPGCISSLTDFWVTAAGLMVTETTISNFVGYNLSGAPEFYRSRRASQYANSIGEWCEMFAIANNGGYANSWLLGDTKTGEIARYELGLHYSGFESTKDGFYSGYNTATDLKIRNQECIGEGEDYTDVRKNGARRLRFMQLEEMHHGKIDVELARQMIADHHDVYLDRNDNPCSRTICGHLELDDARFGGTDHGPFNPWGANDGKVVDSEMARHMAFSARWGHPCGRPFDAQAFMKRHPQWNWLNGYMRDRPSWPWTRFEVLR; encoded by the coding sequence ATGAGCGAACCGTCCCTCGATGCCGTGCGCCGCGATCAGGCGGGCTGGATTTTTCTGCATATCGAAGGCGAGCCGTACGATCGCGGCGAGCAGCATGGCCAGTTGCTCGCCACTGAAATCCAGAACGCGATCCGCACTGCCCGCTACCTTGCGAAGTGGGATACCGGCGAGGACTTCGACACCTTCGTCAACGCCGCCGTCACCCAGTTCGCGCCCAAACTCGACACCGAATTCGCCGACGAAATTCAGGGCATCGCCGACGGTGCGAAGCTGCCGTTCGCCGAGGTGCTGGCATGGAACGGCTACATGGATCTGCTGCAAAGCTGGTGGCCGAGCCACGCGGCGGCCCAGAAGCCGCAGCTCGGGCTGAAACCATGGCGTGGGCGGCGCGGCCACCATTGCAGCGCGTTCATCGCCACCGGCAACGCTACGCGCGACGGCCGCATCGTGATGGCGCACAACTCCTGGGACCGCTACGCCGCGGGCGACGCGTTCAACGTGATATTCGACATCGTGCCGGATCGCGGCCACCGGATTCTGATGCAAGGCCTGCCCGGCTGCATCTCCAGTCTCACCGATTTCTGGGTGACGGCCGCCGGCCTGATGGTGACCGAAACCACCATCTCCAACTTTGTCGGCTACAACCTGTCGGGTGCGCCGGAGTTCTATCGCTCGCGGCGCGCCTCGCAGTACGCAAACAGCATCGGCGAATGGTGCGAGATGTTCGCGATCGCCAATAACGGCGGCTATGCGAACAGCTGGCTGCTCGGCGACACCAAAACCGGCGAGATCGCCCGCTATGAACTCGGGCTGCACTATTCCGGCTTCGAAAGCACGAAGGACGGTTTCTATAGCGGCTACAACACCGCGACCGATCTGAAAATCCGCAACCAGGAATGCATCGGCGAAGGCGAAGACTATACGGATGTGCGCAAGAACGGCGCGCGGCGGCTGCGCTTCATGCAGCTCGAGGAGATGCATCACGGCAAGATCGACGTCGAACTCGCCAGGCAGATGATCGCGGATCATCACGACGTCTATCTCGATCGCAACGACAACCCGTGCTCGCGCACCATCTGCGGGCATCTGGAACTGGATGACGCGCGCTTCGGCGGCACCGATCATGGGCCGTTCAATCCGTGGGGCGCCAACGACGGCAAAGTGGTCGATAGCGAAATGGCGCGCCATATGGCGTTCAGTGCGCGCTGGGGTCACCCCTGCGGGCGGCCGTTCGATGCCCAGGCGTTCATGAAACGCCATCCGCAGTGGAACTGGCTCAACGGGTATATGCGCGACCGGCCGTCGTGGCCGTGGACGCGCTTCGAGGTTTTGCGCTAG
- a CDS encoding YeiH family protein, producing MSTAHLTATVPSAGSSTRGQLNGILFVALFAAAVTRIASIPAIAGLGLSPLIVGIVAGAIYGNALRDGMPESWAAGVNFSARKLLRIAVAFFGLRVSLQEIAQVGLPGLAESVLIVVSTLVIGTWAGMKIMKLDRDTALLTAAGSAICGAAAVLAFESTLQSKPHKSAMAVGSVVLFGTLSMFLYPVLFKAGWLHLDTVGAGLFFGGTIHEVAQVVGAASNVSPEATHVATIVKMTRVMLLVPVLLVVGMWVNRSARRASASASAQDGTHHAPRKLAIPWFALGFLAFVVINSLHVLPETATNTLNTLDTFALTMAMTALGIETRISQIRQAGPRALTTGFILYVWLIAGGLGITWLVQHLLG from the coding sequence ATGTCCACTGCTCATCTCACCGCTACTGTTCCATCCGCCGGGTCTTCGACTCGCGGCCAGCTCAACGGCATTCTGTTCGTCGCACTGTTCGCCGCCGCCGTGACTCGCATCGCGTCGATTCCCGCCATCGCCGGTCTGGGTTTGAGCCCGCTGATCGTCGGCATCGTGGCCGGCGCCATTTACGGCAACGCGCTGCGCGACGGCATGCCCGAAAGCTGGGCGGCCGGCGTCAACTTTTCGGCGCGCAAGCTGCTGCGCATCGCCGTCGCGTTCTTCGGATTGCGTGTCAGCTTGCAGGAAATCGCCCAAGTGGGTCTGCCGGGGCTCGCGGAATCGGTGCTGATCGTGGTCAGCACGCTCGTGATCGGCACGTGGGCCGGCATGAAGATCATGAAGCTCGATCGCGACACGGCGCTCCTGACCGCGGCCGGCAGCGCGATCTGCGGCGCGGCCGCGGTGCTCGCCTTCGAATCGACGCTGCAATCGAAGCCGCACAAGAGTGCGATGGCGGTCGGCAGCGTGGTGCTGTTCGGCACGCTGTCGATGTTCCTCTATCCGGTGCTGTTCAAGGCAGGCTGGCTGCATCTCGACACGGTCGGCGCAGGCCTCTTCTTCGGCGGCACGATTCATGAAGTGGCGCAGGTGGTCGGCGCGGCCAGCAATGTGAGCCCGGAAGCGACCCACGTCGCCACCATCGTCAAGATGACCCGTGTGATGCTGCTGGTGCCGGTGCTGCTGGTGGTCGGCATGTGGGTGAACCGCTCGGCGCGCCGTGCATCGGCTTCGGCTTCGGCGCAAGACGGCACGCACCACGCACCGCGCAAGCTGGCGATTCCCTGGTTCGCGCTCGGCTTCCTCGCCTTCGTCGTGATCAATTCGCTGCACGTGTTGCCCGAAACCGCGACGAACACGCTGAACACGCTCGACACCTTCGCGCTCACGATGGCCATGACCGCGCTCGGCATCGAAACCCGCATCTCGCAGATCCGTCAGGCCGGGCCCCGAGCACTGACCACAGGCTTCATCCTGTATGTGTGGCTGATCGCCGGCGGGCTGGGAATCACGTGGCTTGTCCAGCACCTGCTCGGTTAA
- a CDS encoding AraC family transcriptional regulator, with amino-acid sequence MSGEPASPLFSLSSIRSPAQRPGADWIHRAPHSSGIERIEAFFHHAAYNMHRHDTYAIGRTLAGVQSFHYRGSTRNSLPGGTMVLHPDEPHNGQAGTSEGFRYRMIYVDPALFQQALGGKPLPFLEGGLSNDPRLFAATESLLRTMDCTIDSLEQDDALYDLAIALDAVAGAPATRRPVDYRAAERAREYLLASLDSAVTLDELAAASGRDRWSLSRDFRALFGTSPHRYLTMRRLDLVRRLAVQGVSLADASAAAGFTDQSHMTRHFKRAWGVAPARWLKMLGPLTAR; translated from the coding sequence ATGAGCGGGGAGCCGGCGTCGCCGCTGTTTTCGCTTTCATCAATCCGCTCGCCTGCCCAGAGGCCAGGCGCTGACTGGATCCATCGCGCGCCGCATTCGAGCGGCATCGAGCGTATCGAAGCCTTCTTTCATCACGCCGCTTACAACATGCACCGGCACGATACCTATGCGATCGGCCGCACGCTGGCGGGCGTGCAAAGTTTCCACTATCGCGGCAGCACCCGTAACAGCCTGCCGGGCGGCACCATGGTGCTGCATCCCGACGAGCCGCATAACGGTCAGGCCGGCACCAGCGAAGGCTTTCGCTACCGGATGATCTACGTCGACCCGGCGCTGTTCCAGCAGGCGCTCGGCGGCAAGCCGCTGCCGTTCCTCGAGGGCGGTTTGTCGAACGATCCGCGGCTCTTCGCCGCCACCGAAAGCTTGCTGCGGACGATGGATTGCACAATCGACTCGCTCGAACAGGACGACGCGCTCTACGATCTGGCCATCGCGCTCGACGCCGTGGCCGGCGCGCCGGCGACGCGCCGTCCGGTGGATTACCGCGCCGCCGAACGGGCGCGCGAATACCTGCTTGCGTCGCTCGATAGCGCGGTCACCCTGGATGAACTGGCGGCGGCCAGTGGACGCGACCGCTGGAGTTTGTCGCGGGATTTTCGCGCGCTGTTCGGCACCAGTCCGCACCGCTATCTGACCATGCGGCGTCTCGATCTCGTGCGGCGGCTCGCGGTTCAGGGCGTATCGCTCGCCGATGCATCGGCGGCGGCCGGCTTCACTGATCAGAGTCACATGACGCGGCACTTCAAGC
- a CDS encoding LysR family transcriptional regulator produces the protein MTPDQLITFATVAEHRNISRAAVALHLSQPAVSGQLRQLQDEFGEPLYQRDGRGVRLTPAGEQLASYATRLRDTWRQAHAYRDALRGMEQGTLRIGASTTPASYLLPYLIADFHRRYPDVSLHTADGNTTEIVGALDSVDIAMIEGPVGSDLPPDTAVHAWREDEIVAIMPRTHPMAQPGGAAGEGGRVELAACGAHPLVLREAGSGVRQIVERAFARAGVPMRVALEIAGVEGVKEAVRAGMGIGFVSAMSMRHEDGALCLFSLSPEPLTRRLSILVPHASAPSRVAERFLALCLADGP, from the coding sequence ATGACGCCGGATCAACTTATAACGTTCGCCACCGTTGCCGAGCATCGCAATATCAGCCGGGCGGCTGTGGCCCTGCATCTGTCGCAGCCGGCGGTGTCCGGGCAATTGCGGCAGTTGCAGGACGAATTCGGCGAACCTCTATATCAGCGCGACGGCCGCGGCGTGCGGCTCACGCCCGCCGGCGAGCAACTCGCCAGCTACGCCACGCGGCTGCGCGACACGTGGCGTCAGGCGCACGCGTACCGGGATGCGTTGCGCGGCATGGAGCAGGGCACCTTGCGCATCGGCGCGAGCACCACGCCAGCCAGTTATCTGCTCCCCTACCTGATTGCCGACTTTCATCGCCGCTATCCGGACGTGTCGCTTCATACCGCCGACGGCAACACCACGGAAATCGTCGGCGCGCTCGATTCGGTCGACATCGCGATGATCGAAGGGCCGGTCGGCTCGGATCTGCCGCCGGACACCGCGGTGCACGCGTGGCGCGAGGACGAGATCGTCGCGATCATGCCGCGTACGCATCCCATGGCGCAGCCGGGCGGCGCGGCTGGCGAGGGCGGCCGGGTGGAACTGGCGGCGTGCGGCGCACATCCGCTGGTGTTGCGCGAAGCCGGTTCGGGTGTGCGGCAGATCGTCGAGCGGGCTTTCGCGCGGGCGGGCGTGCCGATGCGCGTCGCGTTGGAAATTGCTGGGGTCGAGGGGGTCAAGGAAGCAGTGCGGGCCGGCATGGGCATCGGTTTTGTCTCGGCGATGTCGATGCGGCACGAAGACGGCGCGCTGTGCCTGTTCTCGCTCAGCCCTGAGCCGCTGACGCGGCGGCTGTCGATTCTGGTGCCGCATGCAAGCGCACCCTCGCGGGTGGCTGAGCGGTTTCTTGCGCTATGTCTCGCGGACGGTCCCTGA
- a CDS encoding glutathione S-transferase family protein, translating to MSLELYYWNGLQGRGEFVRLALEEARVDYVEVARGKKSDGLGTSAMMSLMKSNDKPYPPYAPPFLRDGDLVISQTANILFYLGPRLNLAPAAESLRYVANGLQLTIADVVTEAHDTHHPLATGLYYEDQKDAARLRAHDFIDNRIPRFMKYFERVLKQNPAGDQFMVGDALTYVDLSMFQLIDGLLYAFPRALKRFGEHYPRLAVLHDAVMARPNIAAYLESDRRIEHNEACIFRHYPELDKAAV from the coding sequence ATGAGCCTGGAACTTTACTATTGGAATGGCCTGCAAGGCCGCGGCGAATTCGTGCGGCTGGCACTGGAAGAAGCCCGCGTCGACTACGTGGAAGTGGCACGCGGCAAGAAGTCCGACGGTTTGGGCACGAGCGCGATGATGTCGCTAATGAAGAGCAATGACAAGCCGTATCCGCCGTATGCGCCGCCGTTTCTGAGAGACGGAGATCTCGTGATCTCGCAGACCGCCAACATCCTGTTCTACCTCGGCCCGCGCCTGAACCTGGCGCCGGCGGCCGAAAGCCTGCGCTACGTCGCCAACGGCCTGCAACTGACGATCGCCGACGTCGTCACCGAAGCACACGACACGCATCATCCGCTCGCTACCGGCCTCTATTACGAAGACCAGAAAGACGCCGCGAGGCTGCGCGCGCACGACTTCATCGACAACCGGATTCCGAGGTTCATGAAGTACTTCGAGCGCGTGCTGAAACAGAATCCGGCCGGCGATCAGTTCATGGTGGGCGACGCGCTAACTTACGTCGACCTGTCGATGTTCCAGCTGATCGACGGTCTGCTGTATGCGTTTCCGCGCGCGCTCAAGCGTTTCGGCGAGCACTATCCGCGCCTTGCCGTGCTGCACGATGCGGTGATGGCGCGGCCGAACATCGCCGCCTATCTCGAGTCCGACCGGCGCATCGAGCATAACGAGGCTTGCATCTTCCGGCACTACCCCGAACTCGACAAGGCGGCGGTTTGA
- a CDS encoding DUF2795 domain-containing protein, with protein sequence MTASAIPGESIDLQITDILREVHFPTNKDALVEFAREAGASNEVLSMLDGLPEQDYTDVASVTRLIGGNYGPGLGA encoded by the coding sequence ATGACCGCATCGGCTATTCCCGGCGAATCGATCGACCTGCAGATCACCGACATCCTGCGCGAAGTCCATTTCCCGACCAACAAGGACGCGCTCGTCGAGTTCGCTCGCGAAGCGGGCGCCAGCAACGAGGTGTTGTCGATGCTCGACGGTTTGCCGGAGCAGGACTATACGGACGTGGCATCCGTCACCCGTCTGATCGGCGGCAACTATGGGCCGGGTCTGGGCGCATGA